Proteins found in one Pagrus major chromosome 20, Pma_NU_1.0 genomic segment:
- the tomm22 gene encoding mitochondrial import receptor subunit TOM22 homolog, whose protein sequence is MAGIEELSPSAGPVSTRPPEDEIDDDEDEDLDETLMERLWGLTEMFPDTVRSAAEVSAQCSVSLAKKFYSFSRSALWVGTTSFMILVLPVVFETERLQLEQQQLQQQRQILLGPNTGMSGGMPGMMPPAPGKI, encoded by the exons ATGGCCGGAATCGAGGAGCTTTCCCCCTCTGCGGGCCCGGTGTCCACTCGGCCCCCCGAGGACGAGATTGACgacgatgaagatgaagat CTGGATGAGACATTGATGGAGAGGTTGTGGGGCCTGACAGAGATGTTTCCTGACACAGTTCGCAGCGCTgctgaggtgtctgcacagtgCTCCGTCTCACTGGCCAAGAAGTTTTACAG TTTTTCCCGCTCTGCGCTCTGGGTGGGTACTACCTCCTTCATGATCCTGGTGCTGCCTGTTGTGTTTGAGACAGAAAGActacagctggagcagcagcagctacaacagCAGAGACAG ATCCTGTTGGGGCCCAACACTGGAATGTCTGGCGGGATGCCGGGCATGATGCCTCCTGCACCTGGCAAGATTTGA
- the dmc1 gene encoding meiotic recombination protein DMC1/LIM15 homolog — translation MSKTKAAEDQVVEDVTGFQDDEESFFQDIDLLQKHGINMADIKKLKSVGICTVKGIQMTTRKALCNVKGLSEAKVEKIKEAAGKMLNVGFQTAFDYSAKRKQVFHITTGSQEFDKLLGGGIESMAITEAFGEFRTGKTQLSHTLCVAAQLPGEDGYSGGKVIFIDTENTFRPDRLRDIADRFNVDHDAVLDNVLYARAYTSEHQMELLDFVAAKFHEEGGVFKLLIIDSIMALFRVDFSGRGELAERQQKLAQMLSRLQKISEEYNVAVFVTNQMTADPGAGMTFQADPKKPIGGHILAHASTTRISLRKGRGEMRIAKIFDSPDMPENEATFAISAGGVTDAKE, via the exons ATGTCTAAAACGAAAGCTGCAGAGGATCAGGTTGTTGAGGATGTCACTGGTTTCCAGGATGATGAG GAGTCCTTCTTCCAAGACATTGACCTCCTACAGAAACATGGGATT AACATGGCAGACATCAAAAAGTTGAAGTCAGTGGGTATCTGCACTGTGAAGGGGATCCAGATGACGACTCGTAAGGCTTTGTGCAACGTCAAGGGCCTGTCAGAGGCAAAGGTGGAAAAAATCAAGGAGGCCGCTGGGAAGATGCTG AATGTTGGTTTCCAGACCGCCTTTGATTACAGTGCGAAGAGGAAGCAGGTGTTCCACATCACAACTGGGAGTCAGGAGTTTGA TAAACTTTTGGGTGGAGGTATAGAGAGCATGGCTATCACGGAGGCCTTTGGAG AGTTCCGCACAGGGAAAACCCAGCTGTCTCACACGCTCTGTG TTGCTGCTCAGCTGCCAGGCGAGGACGGCTACTCAGGCGGGAAAGTCATCTTCATTGATACAGAGAACACCTT TCGtccagacagactgagagataTAGCTGACAGGTTTAATGTGGACCATGATGCTGTGCTGGACAACGTGCTTTACGCCAGGGCCTATACCA GTGAACATCAGATGGAGCTGTTAGACTTCGTAGCAGCCAAATTCCACGAGGAAGGAGGAGTGTTCAAACTGTTG ATCATCGACTCCATCATGGCTCTGTTCAGAGTAGATTTCTCTGGTCGGGGTGAGCTGGCTGAGCGGCAGCAGAAACTGGCCCAGATGCTCTCCAGGCTGCAGAAGATCTCTGAAG AGTACAACGTAGCTGTGTTCGTCACCAACCAAATGACAGCCGATCCCGGTGCAGGAATGAC GTTTCAAGCTGATCCCAAGAAACCAATTGGTGGGCATATCCTGGCTCATGCCTCCACCACACGGATCAGCTTGAGGAAGGGGCGTGGCGAGATGAGGATTGCCAAAATATTTGACAG TCCTGATATGCCTGAGAATGAGGCCACTTTTGCGATCTCTGCTGGGGGAGTAACTGATGCCAAGGAGTGA
- the gspt1 gene encoding eukaryotic peptide chain release factor GTP-binding subunit ERF3A, whose protein sequence is MDPRDTAPDSWELEEDAEAPAAAAGLPTAFAALNVNAKPFVPNVNAPVFVPSFLQASAVEIPASDGAPDPVATMEVTETVAPVENGSTEADMTTEEETWEQKEEPGGGGGGGGQEDMGSGEVCEEGAARKEDEEMMEEEEEEMPMPKVAPALPDAPKKEHVNVVFIGHVDAGKSTIGGQIMYLTGMVEKRTLEKYEREAKEKNRETWYLSWALDTNQEERDKGKTVEVGRAYFETEKKHFTILDAPGHKSFVPNMIGGASQADLAVLVISARKGEFETGFEKGGQTREHAMLAKTAGVKHLIVLVNKMDDPTVNWSLERYEECKEKLVPFLKKVGFNPKKDIHFMPCSGLTGANLKDPVTECPWYTGLPFIAHLDSLPNFTRSSDGPVRLPIVDKYKDMGTVILGKLESGCISKAQQLVMMPNRHTVEVLSLLSDDVETDDASPGENLKLRLKGIEEEEILPGFILCSPDNLCHSGRTFDAQIVIIEHKSIICPGYNAVLHIHTCIEEVQITALICLVDKKTGEKSKTRPRFVKQDQVCIARLRAAGVICLETFKDFPQMGRFTLRDEGKTIAIGKVLKLVPEKD, encoded by the exons ATGGACCCGAGAGACACAGCCCCGGATTCgtgggagctggaggaggatgcCGAGGCCCCGGCTGCCGCGGCGGGGCTCCCGACCGCCTTCGCAGCGCTAAACGTCAACGCCAAGCCGTTTGTCCCCAACGTTAACGCTCCGGTGTTTGTACCGAGCTTCCTTCAAGCCAGCGCCGTGGAAATACCAGCTTCAGACG GTGCCCCTGATCCAGTGGCCAccatggaggtgacagaaacaGTCG CTCCAGTGGAGAATGGAAGCACAGAGGCAGACAtgaccacagaggaggagacgtgggagcagaaggaggagccggggggaggcggaggaggcggaggacaggaggacatgGGTTCAGGAGAAGTCTGTGAGGAGGGCGCTGCGAGGaaagaggatgaggagatgatggaggaggaagaggaggagatgccCATGCCCAAAGTGGCTCCGGCACTGCCTGATGCGCCCAAGAAAGAGCACGTGAATGTGGTCTTCATCGGTCACGTGG ATGCTGGTAAATCAACTATTGGAGGACAGATCAT GTACTTAACTGGAATGGTGGAAAAGCGAACCCTGGAGAAATATGAAAGAGAAGCGAAAGAAAAGAACAGGGAGACATG GTACTTGTCGTGGGCTCTGGACACAAACCAGGAGGAGAGGGACAAGGGGAAGACAGTGGAGGTCGGGAGAGCTTACTTCGAGactgagaaaaaacatttcaccatCCTGGATGCGCCCGGACACAAGAGCTTCGTCCCCAACATGATTGGTGGAGCGTCACAAGCCGACCTTGCAGTCCTG GTTATTTCAGCGAGGAAGGGGGAGTTTGAGACCGGCTTTGAGAAGGGCGGACAGACTCGGGAGCACGCCATGCTGGCTAAAACAGCAGGAGTCAAACATCTCATCGTCCTGGTCAACAAGATGGATGACCCCACTGTCAACTGGAGCCTCGAGCG ATATGAAGAGTGTAAGGAGAAGCTGGTGCCCTTTCTAAAGAAGGTGGGCTTCAACCCCAAGAAGGACATCCACTTTATGCCTTGCTCTGGACTCACAGGTGCCAACCTCAAGGACCCCGTAACTGAGTGCCCCTGGTACAC GGGTTTGCCATTTATTGCCCATCTGGACAGTTTGCCAAACTTCACCAGATCCAGCGATGGACCAGTCAGACTACCGATCGTCGACAAGTACAAG GACATGGGCACAGTTATCCTTGGAAAGCTGGAGTCTGGATGCATCAGCAAAGCCCAGCAGCTGGTCATGATGCCAAACAGG CACACAGTGGAGGTATTGAGCCTGCTGAGTGACGATGTGGAGACAGATGATGCAAGCCCCGGGGAGAATCTGAAGCTGAGGCTGAAGGGTATTGAGGAGGAAGAAATCCTCCCTGGTTTTATCCTCTGTAGCCCTGACAATCTCTGCCACTCCGGACGCACCTTTGACGCACAG ATCGTCATCATTGAGCACAAATCAATCATTTGTCCTGGTTACAATGCAGTCCTTCACATCCACACCTGCATTGAAGAGGTGCAAATCACA GCCTTAATCTGTCTGGTGGATAAGAAGACGGGGGAGAAGAGCAAAACCCGACCACGCTTTGTGAAGCAGGACCAGGTGTGTATCGCCAGGCTTCGGGCAGCCGGAGTCATCTGCTTAGAGACCTTCAAAGACTTCCCTCAGATGGGACGATTCACACTGAGAGACGAAG GCAAAACTATCGCCATCGGCAAAGTGCTGAAGCTGGTGCCAGAAAAGGACTAA
- the rsl1d1 gene encoding ribosomal L1 domain-containing protein 1, translating to MAEEKGVALDRAQVKKAVQALQAFLKTKSTSDSLFLDDTQQISLLFTLWKIPKVAQTIRIPLPHGQRSDTDEVCLFTRDEPKMTAEQTQRFYKKLLEERGVKNISEIIPYKVLKTEYKPYEAKRRLLGNFDMFLSDDRVRRLLPSHLGKHFYERKKEPLSVNLQSKHLARDIERVIQGTSLKVNNKGCCCMARVAHSGMTADEVTENIEAAVQTVVAKLRMKGPVMKIIHIKSQTSVALPIYSSDLSHLDAQGSAEKSPQTPKKEGKAKKKKTEDVKQTAEGEEKKVEEDDEIPQLVPITTPSKKPKLEKPSKKKQLEKAPKPAAAKKKKSPSKLNKKTKKTDSKVKRKVPKVK from the exons ATGGCAGAGGAAAAAGGAGTCGCGTTAGACCGGGCACAg GTGAAAAAGGCCGTCCAAGCCTTGCAAGCTTTCCTGAAAACCAAGTCGACAAGTGACTCTCTGTTCCTGGACGACACTCAGCAGATCAGCCTGCTCTTCACCCTCTGGAAGATCCCCAAAGTGGCACAGACCATCCGCAT TCCCTTGCCCCATGGCCAGCGGTCTGACACAGACGAGGTTTGCCTGTTCACCAGAGATGAGCCCAAAATGACCGCAGAGCAGACCCAGAGGTTTTATaagaagctgctggaggagaggggagtCAAAAACATCAGTGAG ATCATCCCATACAAGGTCCTGAAGACGGAGTACAAACCATACGAAGCCAAGCGCCGTCTGCTGGGAAACTTTGACATGTTCCTGTCTGACGACCGCGTCCGCCGCCTGCTGCCCTCCCACCTTGGAAAACATTTCTATGAGAGGAAAAA GGAGCCGCTGTCTGTGAACCTGCAGAGCAAACATCTGGCCCGAGACATCGAGAGAGTCATCCAGGGCACCAGCTTGAAGGTTAACAACAaaggctgctgctg CATGGCACGTGTTGCCCACTCCGGCATGACTGCAGATGAGGTGACAGAAAACATCGAGGCTGCAGTCCAGACAGTGGTGGCCAAACTACGTATG AAGGGACCAGTGATGAAGATCATCCACATAAAGAGTCAAACGTCAGTGGCTCTGCCCATCTACAGCTCAGACCTGAGCCACCTCGATGCGCAGGGGTCGGCAGAGAAAAGTCCTCAGACTCCCAAGAAAGAG GGAaaggcaaagaagaagaagacagaggacGTAAAGCAAACTgctgagggagaggagaaaaaggtggaggaggatgacgaAATCCCACAGCTTGTTCCTATAACAACACCAAGCAAAAAGCCTAAACTGGAG AAGCCATCCAAAAAGAAGCAACTGGAGAAAGCACCCAAACCCGCTGcagcgaagaagaagaaatcaccAAGCAAACTGAACAAGAAGACCAAGAAGACTGACTccaaagtaaaaagaaaagtgccTAAAGTGAAATGA
- the LOC141015387 gene encoding transmembrane protein 238-like, giving the protein MSTSVQVEPVMEINYGGVGRCKCSFWFAVAHDILGVLIMMVGVFGGLIIHDLFIYAGAIIIFLSLIWWVFWYSGNIDVPPEELEDDVGMMKLKNRRLSRVVRRVSDRLSSRIRDSFRRSGRNNNPVNGGTEMALSTIYDTTIQSSSKEIMRETLSI; this is encoded by the coding sequence ATGTCAACATCTGTCCAGGTGGAGCCAGTCATGGAGATCAATTACGGAGGAGTGGGCCGCTGCAAGTGCTCCTTCTGGTTCGCAGTGGCCCACGACATACTCGGCGTCCTCATCATGATGGTGGGGGTGTTTGGAGGGCTGATCATCCACGACTTGTTCATCTACGCGGGGgccatcatcatcttcctcaGCCTGATCTGGTGGGTGTTCTGGTACTCCGGGAACATCGACGTGCCACCCGAGGAGCTAGAGGACGACGTGGGCATGATGAAGCTGAAGAACCGCAGACTGAGCCGGGTGGTGAGGCGTGTGTCCGACCGCCTCTCCAGCAGGATCAGGGACTCTTTTAGAAGGAGCGGCCGGAACAACAACCCTGTAAACGGTGGTACAGAGATGGCACTCTCCACTATCTATGACACCACCATCCAATCCTCATCTAAAGAAATAATGAGAGAGACACTGTCAATATGA